Genomic window (Alteromonas pelagimontana):
GCAGTGGGATTGATTATTTCTCTACCTGCGGCTATCACCATGTTACTTCTGGGCCAACGCCCTGAAGATGCCCCCTTTGGCACTATCGGTCTCGTCAATTTGCTGGGTTTTGTCTGTATTGTTCCGCTGACTGTATTGTTTGCACCATTAGGTGCCAAACTTGCTAACCGACTGGATGCTGGCGTCCTCAAAAAGGTTTTTGCCGTTGTTCTTATTATTACAGGCCTGCGGATGCTGGCTCAATTTTTCTTTTAGGAATCTTTCATGAAGGTGCTATCTCCCCCGCCACGACTGCTTATGGGCCCCGGCCCGATTAATTGTTATCCCCGTGTTCTGGCTGCGATGTCGACACAATTAGTGGGGCAATACGATCCGGTTATGACTGGATATATGAATGAGGTGATGGCGCTGTATCGTCAGGTATTCAATACTCAAAATGAGCATACAGTGCTGATAGACGGCACTTCCCGAGCAGGCATCGAGGCGGTTCTGGTTTCATGTATTGAACCTGACGATAAAGTACTGGTGCCCATCTTCGGTAGGTTCGGCTATTTGCTGGCGGAAATTGCCGAGCGCGCAGGTGCCGACGTGCAAACTATTGAAGTGCCATGGGGCGAAGTTTTTGATCCGCAGCAAATTGAAGATGCCATCAAACGCGTAAAACCGAAGGTGCTGGCAATGGTGCAAGGCGATACGTCTACCACAATGTTACAGCCATTGGACGAAATTGGCGAAATTTGCCGCCGCCTTGACGTACTGTTCTACTGCGATGCCACTGCCTCTATTGGCGGTAATCCGCTGCTGACAGATGAATGGCAGTTAGATGCCGTTTCAGTAGGGCTGCAAAAATGTTTGGGCGGTCCTTCTGGTAGCGCCCCAATTACCTTAAGCCCTCGTTATGTTGACAGAGTCATGAAGCGTCATCATATTGAAGCGGGAATTCGCGACCCTCACCATCAGCAGGCTAGAGGCAGCAAAATTCGCTCTAACTATTTTGATATACCAATGATCCTGGATTATTGGGGTAAAGAGCGTCTGAATCACCACACTGAAGCAGCCACTATGTTGTATTGTGCGAGAGAATGCGCCATCAATTTACTTGATGAAGGGCCACACCGGGTCATCGCCCGCCACCAAACTGCAGGAGCAGCAATGTTAGCCGGAATTCAGGCAATGTCGCTGAAGCCGTTTGGCAATATAGAGCACAAAATGAGCAATGTGGTGGGAGTCGTCATTCCTGACAACGTGAATGGCGAAGCTATTCGTCAAGAATTGCTACTTAACTTTAATATTGAAATTGGTACCAGTTTTGGCCCGCTGAAAGGGAAAATATGGCGAATTGGTACTATGGGATATAACGCGCGTCAAGATACGGTGCTGCATACACTTCAGTCACTAGAGACGGTGCTGCGGCGTGCAGGTTTCAATCTGGCAGAGGCCGGGGCCGGCGTTGATGCGGCCATGCACATTTATGGTGGCGGCGAATGACTGACTTTACCGCTGCCGCCAGTCAAATTATGGGCCGCCTTGAAAAACTCGGCCGTATCAGTCAATCGGAGCAGTATCTGGACAGGCGTTACCTGACTGACGAACACATGCGGACTAATCAACTGGTGGCAAAATGGATGGCTGAAGCCAGCATGCACACCTGGCAGGATGCCGCCGGTAATCTGTGGGGGCGATATCCTTCATCAACGTCCAACGCTCCACGTTTTATTATCGGCAGCCACCTGGACACCGTTCCCAATGGCGGCAAATATGACGGCATGCTGGGAGTAATAGCACCGATAACATTGGTTTCATTGTTGGCACAAGTCCAGCATACGTTTCCGTTTCATCTGGACATCGTGGGCTTCGGTGATGAAGAAGGCACGCGATTTGGTACGACATTATTAGGCAGCAGAGCCCTTTCCGGCAAGTGGCTTGCGTCATGGGGCGAGCTAAAAGATCAGGATGGCGTAACCCTGGCCCAGGCGATGAAAAATTTTGGACTTGATTTTGATTTGGTCTCCGACGCGGCGTTGTCTGCCACTGAACTTCTTGGATACGTAGAGTTGCATATCGAGCAAGGCCCGGTGCTTGAAGGTGAGGGTCTGGCGGTAGGCGTAGTGAGTGCCATTGCAGGAGCCCGTCGCCTGGAAATCGCGGTTACCGGCAGTGCCGGTCATGCTGGCACCGTTCCCATGTCAATGCGCCAGGATGCGCTGTGCGCCACCAGCGAGATGATTCTTGCGATTGAAAAAATGGCAAGGGAACAAAATCTGGTTGCTACCGTGGGCAAAATCGTCAACCGCCCAAACGGGGTAAATGTAATTTCTGGAAGCACCACGTTTTCTCTGGATATTCGTAGTGAAGACGACCGGCACCGCGATACTGTTCTGGAACAAATCATGCTTAAGCTTGAACAAATTGCGGCGCAACGTGGTGTCGCTTTATCAAGCACACAAACGCACAATGCACCGGCGGTAAGATGTGATGCTCTGCTACAGGAACGGCTGGAAAAAGCAATTAAAGCCTGCGGATACCGCCCTTATACGCTGGCATCCGGGGCCGGCCATGACGCAATGGCAATGGCTGATATTTGTCCGGTGGCAATGCTCTTTACCCGATGCGACCGTGGGATAAGCCACCATCCCGCAGAAGCGATTATGCAAGAAGATGTGGCAACAAGTTTAGCGGTAATGCATCACATGCTTTGCAATCTCAGTTCATAGTATTCAGCTTTTACAGGAGTAATCATGAAAATCCCCAGAATTTATAGCGATGACAAAGGAAAAAGTCATTTTGGCGAGGTGGAAATACCGTTGTCTGACGGTGGCCCTATCGGGCTGTTATCTGAGAGATTTCCTGCCGGTAATATACTGTTTCGTGAAACGCCTGCCGATTACAATTTTGAGTGGCACCCTGCCCCTGCTCGCCAGCTTCTTTTCATCATTAAAGGCAGAGCAGAATTTAAAGTTTCCAGCGGCGAGCGACACATATTCGGCGCAGGTGATGTGCTTTTGCTGGAAGACACTACGGGAGAAGGCCACTGTAGCAAAGCCATGTTCAATGAAGTACGACATTCCATTTTCGTGACCTTACCTGATGACGTCATTTTCGAAAATGCGGACAACGAGACTGAGCGCTAAACAGCGTTGCTTCGTTTGCTTTCACCATCATTGGGCGTCTCTCCCTCCGCCAGGGCAAGGACGGTGAGACGAAATTACTTTTCTCTGGAACAGGTTAGATTTTACCCTTATTTTCAATACCTTAGGTGTTGGCAATGCTCTTGCGCCTTTGGTCAGAAAATTGCTTTTCGTCCTCCTATTGTTTGAATAGGTTAAATTAGTATGCTTCATCGCATTGCAGTAATGTTGTTTCTTTGCCTGTGGACCGCTTCGTCTCTGGCCAGTTCACTTTCTCAACCTTCTATGAACGCCTGGTTTCGCGACTTCAAAAAGACCGCTGACCCCGCAGCCCTTTATCGTTTTCTATGGAGCTTGCCAAAAGGCGGTGATCTTCATCATCACTTAAGTGGAGCAGGATTTAGTGAGTGGTGGTATGAGCTTGCTAGCGATATCAATACCAACGGCGGCTATCAGTACTACACGCGCACGGCGATTAAAAGCTGTCGAGGATACGGCAGCAACGAGTTTGGCAGCAATCCGCAGTACCTTATGTTTCGCACCATTCAGGCGTCCACCTTTGAAAAACTGTCAAGCTGCGAACAACAAGAATACGAAAAACTACAAATGCTATCGCCTGAGGAAAAACAAGGGTTTTTAGAAAGCATCCGCTTAGACAAGTCACACGAAGGCCGAAACGAATTTTTTGAAACCCATTGGCAAC
Coding sequences:
- a CDS encoding pyridoxal-phosphate-dependent aminotransferase family protein — encoded protein: MKVLSPPPRLLMGPGPINCYPRVLAAMSTQLVGQYDPVMTGYMNEVMALYRQVFNTQNEHTVLIDGTSRAGIEAVLVSCIEPDDKVLVPIFGRFGYLLAEIAERAGADVQTIEVPWGEVFDPQQIEDAIKRVKPKVLAMVQGDTSTTMLQPLDEIGEICRRLDVLFYCDATASIGGNPLLTDEWQLDAVSVGLQKCLGGPSGSAPITLSPRYVDRVMKRHHIEAGIRDPHHQQARGSKIRSNYFDIPMILDYWGKERLNHHTEAATMLYCARECAINLLDEGPHRVIARHQTAGAAMLAGIQAMSLKPFGNIEHKMSNVVGVVIPDNVNGEAIRQELLLNFNIEIGTSFGPLKGKIWRIGTMGYNARQDTVLHTLQSLETVLRRAGFNLAEAGAGVDAAMHIYGGGE
- a CDS encoding allantoate amidohydrolase, with the translated sequence MTDFTAAASQIMGRLEKLGRISQSEQYLDRRYLTDEHMRTNQLVAKWMAEASMHTWQDAAGNLWGRYPSSTSNAPRFIIGSHLDTVPNGGKYDGMLGVIAPITLVSLLAQVQHTFPFHLDIVGFGDEEGTRFGTTLLGSRALSGKWLASWGELKDQDGVTLAQAMKNFGLDFDLVSDAALSATELLGYVELHIEQGPVLEGEGLAVGVVSAIAGARRLEIAVTGSAGHAGTVPMSMRQDALCATSEMILAIEKMAREQNLVATVGKIVNRPNGVNVISGSTTFSLDIRSEDDRHRDTVLEQIMLKLEQIAAQRGVALSSTQTHNAPAVRCDALLQERLEKAIKACGYRPYTLASGAGHDAMAMADICPVAMLFTRCDRGISHHPAEAIMQEDVATSLAVMHHMLCNLSS
- a CDS encoding cupin domain-containing protein, encoding MKIPRIYSDDKGKSHFGEVEIPLSDGGPIGLLSERFPAGNILFRETPADYNFEWHPAPARQLLFIIKGRAEFKVSSGERHIFGAGDVLLLEDTTGEGHCSKAMFNEVRHSIFVTLPDDVIFENADNETER